DNA from Malus sylvestris chromosome 11, drMalSylv7.2, whole genome shotgun sequence:
TGATTGTCTTATAACGGGGCGAGGCTTAAATCAAGAAATAAGTCTCAAACGTGTCGGTGACACACGATGGAACTCACACTATGGTACCTTGATTAGCATAATTTCCATGTTTTCATCCGTGGTTCATGTGCTTCAAATGGTTATTGATGATAATCCCAATGAAAATGCGGGTGAagcaaataagttaatgagagATATACGtacttttgagtttgtgtttcaccttttcttgatgaaagTCATATTGGGACTCACAAATGGTTtgtcacaagcattgcaaaggaaagatcaagaaattgtgaatgcaatagCTTTAGTGAAATCATGCAAGGAAAAGCTACATTGGATGAGGAATAATGGGTTCAATGCATTGGTTGATGAAAtatcttctttttgtgaaaaacattatATTGATGTTCCTAACATGGAAGAGGCATTTATACTTCCAGGGAGGTCAAGGCGTAATGCTCCAATAAAGACAAATCATCATCATTATCGTGTGGAGCCCTTTATTTATGTCATTGATGAGCAAATTACGGAGTTAGAGGATCGCTTTAATGAGGTAAATACCGAGTTGCTTATTTGTTTGGCATGTTTGAGTTCGAAAGattcatttgtagcttttgatAAACCAAAGTTACTTCGTCTTGCTCAATTTTATCCTCAAGACTTTTCGGATGAGGATCGTTTGacacttgaagatcaacttgagatttatattcattatgtgCGTTCCAGTAGTGATTTCTCTCAATTGGAAGGGATTGgtgatcttgcaaaaaaaatggtggagacaaAGATGCATCAAGTATTCAATTATGTATATTTGCTCATTACATTGTCTTTAGTTTTACCAGTTGCAACTGCTTCAGTGGAGAGAGCATTTTCTGTCATGAATATTGTTAAGGGTCCACTTAGGAataaaatgggagatcaatggttgagtggtaacttgcttgtttatattgagagagatatttttgcttgtattgaaaatgaagctataatgcttcgttttcaaaatatgaaacctcgtcgtggacaattatagcttgtaatattgtttccgttatgaattatgaatgaaagtactatgatttcattttcaacatgttttccatcctaaatttttttttgaacttttacaCTACGACCCCTTGTGGTAAGAtttctggctccgccactgtcgtcaggtgtggggttttaccacgtgtaacctcatttagtggttcacacgtAGAGATCCACATCGGTAATTGAAACTCAGAGGTCGGCTCACGTTGGGCCCACTTGTTTTCAATTAGAACTCAGCGGTCGTCTCTATATTAAGAGCTCAGACTTGTTTCCTTCCGGGTGGTGACAAGCTCATTGGCTTGCACACAAGCTCGTTGGCTTGCACGGGCCCATAACcgtgggctctgataccatgttggaatttttggatcACCGGGCCCGCCCCACTCTAACGAcatcgatattgtccccaacttaacCACCTGCTCAATctgtcaggtgtggggttttaccaaaaaatgcctcggtattagttagaatggggtaatactatttaaacccctttggttttcttcaccccaccgatgtgggacagttTAACACTAAAACCTGTTGCTAAGATTTGAGAAACATAGGAAATGTGTTTCATGATTTCAAATTAGATTTGCATTAGAGTTCAAAAACACATACATCCCTTCTTTTCATTCCCCTAAACGCTAAACGCTAAACCCTAAAGCCTAGgctttcaacaccaaaacaccCAAATAGAACCAGAATTTTGCAATGTGCAGGGAAtatactaaaaacacttaaaccaCAATCAAGCATCATCTATCTAAACAAAATCAGAACCCAAACCACATACAAAATCTCTAAAATCTATTTACCTAACCcctaaatatataataataataataataataataataatgattcTAGTAGAAATTCCAATCCATTACAATAAAACACAGAGCTAAAACAACAAAACACAGAATACCAGGTATTGCTGGATGTAGATATCCAAAACAGCGGCACCCATCAATTGATCTAATTATGTATCCATTCCCTATCCATGGCATACAAAGTATGTACTCCCTGTTTACATGTTATAATACATTTAGTAGACCagcaatcaaaattaacaacCCTAATTGTTGTATACACTATACACTAAGCTCTCCAACTGAaaatgtttaattaaattttccaacttaaaaccctaaattaaatccTACAAATTGAAATAGCAGAAACAAAAttagagagaaggaagaaatcaCTGACCTTCGAGTTGTTGAAAGCTCCGATGGATGTTTCTTTTCATCCAGCCCTAAAAACAGAACCCACAATTGTAATATAATATCCAATCATAGGTCAACAATCAAATTAACCCAGCCTGTGTGTagaaaaattgaacaaatttagacatttatatgtatgtatattctagtaaaaaataatgaaatgcaCTTAACCCTAAATTGCAAAACTACGTCAGACTGATTGAAGAAGAGAaacagagagggagagggagtggGACGGAgagaaaaccctaaaaacagaaCCCTATGGCAACCTaatacaaaatcaagccaacaaATTCCATTTCAATTTTGACAAAACAAATCGAAAAAGAATAATGAAAACCTGAATGAATTACAGATGAACTGATGGGTTTATGCATCAGCAACATGATAAAACCTAGAAACACAAAACCTAATATGTATCAGCTACAAAaacccaaataaataaataaaacactcCAATTTCTTTGTAAAAGCGAACATATTTTGACCCCAAAACGAAGATGTCAtagatggaggaagagagaagcgacagagagggagagatactAACTCAACCCCACCATCTCTCTGCAGCCAACACACTTATTCCCTCAACCCTACCCTCAAATCTTGTACATAATCAACTCTCTTACTGTCCCCCTAATCGTGCACCTGCCATCACCTTCTCTCTGCAACCAACCCCTTCTCCTCTCTTCCCCATATCACACCCCCACCCTGTGAGGGCACTGACAACAGACCACTTGATAAGATCCAATTCTCAATTCCCTTAATCAACCTGCAAGCAGCACAAGGAAGCTATGGAagaagagggaaagagagatgaATGAGAAGagctccaaatatttttgtatttaatttctttctttgtaAATTCTGTTCTACCAGAAGGAGTTGGGCTCCTTTTATACACTTTACTTCTTAAAATGCCAACTGGCATATTTAACAATTCTTAACAATTCAATTAAAGCATAAACCTCAATTACATTTTGGGTTCATAATAATATTCCCCCTTGAAAATTAGCCTTGTCCTCAAGGCTTAAAAATGGAATTGTGAAAGTCCTCCCAATTAGCTGTTATCCTCAAAGCAACAAGAAGTTGAATCTGCAGAAGGCACTCATTGGCAGATTCCTCCCAACCTTCTTCGAGTCAAGCTCCTGAACTTCATTAATCAACTTAAGGCGAATCCCAATAGATAGGGAGAAGATTGATAAATTATCTTTCTGAAAAACTAGCATCTTCACTATGCAAACAGAGAGACCTACAAGCTGCCAACCTTACAGATAGGTCGTTGTCCTGTAGCAATTTGATCAAAGCACAGTAAACTAGCATTTTTGTGTCCTTTTTAATATCAGAAACCCATTGTCCCAATATCAATGCAACTTCCTAGGGGGTGATACGCATATTTGGATGATCAATATGAACTAAGAATTCTAAGCATGGTAGTGAACCAACCAAAACAGATGACTGCAAAGTGTAATACTATCATTATTTTCAGCAACAAGATTAGCATTGTTTTGTAACAGAACTTCCACTGCATCTTGGTGACCATGACCAACATCCCAAATTAAGGGACTTCCAGCGTCTCGTGGTGAATTAACATAAGCATCTTGGGGTTCAAACACCTCAGTCctttttgaaggaaattttgtgaaaaacatgttcatttgagcaacatttatggcatgcaattaacatttaaagacggaatcatgcttgtatgcactcaaaacaaaacattacccatgaaattcaaagcctagtagttgtgtgaaccaagactcaactcaaaacaaagtgagttgagaaactttatacctttgaagattcctctttgcataagcaaaggctaatcacccaaggagagggtcttcattccttgcttcttagctccatggatttcttagatgaggatggttgaaaggattctccaagtttccaaagttgagaacctctaagtctccacaccaaggtaggacttgaagaataga
Protein-coding regions in this window:
- the LOC126590185 gene encoding uncharacterized protein LOC126590185 — protein: MDGLKDRFFSILVDEARDVSVKEQMAMVLRYVDDNGHVIERFVGIQHVTNTTSSSLKDAIDTLFSRNGLSISKLRGQCYDGVSNMRGELNDLKTKILREQHCAYYVHCFAHQLQLALVAVAKKNIDIASFFAMANSVVNHVGASCKRGDLLRGQLQEELVIAFENDCLITGRGLNQEISLKRVGDTRWNSHYGTLISIISMFSSVVHVLQMVIDDNPNENAGEANKLMRDIRTFEFVFHLFLMKVILGLTNGLSQALQRKDQEIVNAIALVKSCKEKLHWMRNNGFNALVDEISSFCEKHYIDVPNMEEAFILPGRSRRNAPIKTNHHHYRVEPFIYVIDEQITELEDRFNELQLLQWREHFLS